The stretch of DNA ACGGTGCCGTCGAGGTGGATGAAGAAAAGGTCATGTGGCTTTTTTACGAACTGAAAAACAAATTAGATGATTTGGAAGAATATCTCCTGATGGTTGGAGATAAAGCACACGGACGTGAACGGTTCGGAGAGGCTTCATAGCATACTTCCACGGGATAGGATACCGGTTCTGAAAAGGGTTACCCTGACCCCTTCCCGTGAGGAAATATCAGGGAGAAAGAGAGGGACTTTCAAATATGGGATCAATCTACAAGAGAGGAAATGTTTTCTGGATCAAGTATCACAGGAATGGGAAGCCTTACAGGGAATCTTCAAGAAGCGTAAAAGAAGTCGATGCAAGGCGACTCTTAAAGAAGCGTGAGGGAGAAATTGCACAGGGGAAACTTCCCGGAATCTATTTCGACAAGGTGAAGTTTGACGAACTATCGGAAGATTTCCTGAATGACTACAAGATCAATCAGAAGAAATCCCTTGACCGTGCGGAAAGAAGTGTTGACCACTTAAAGCAATCCTTTGAGGGAATGCGGGTTGTCGATATCACGTCACCGCGCATACATGAGTATATAGAAAAGCGTATAGCCGAAAATGCGTCCAATGCGACTGTAAACAGAGAACTTGCCGCATTGAAGCGTATGCTGAATATGGGCGCTCGTCAAACCCCTCCGAAAGTTGACAGGGTTCCGTATATACCCAAATTAAAGGAAAACAATGTACGTAAGGGGTTCTTTGAGCATGAGGATTTTCTTTCATTGAGAGACGCCCTCCCCGATTGCCTAAAGGGATTCG from Deltaproteobacteria bacterium encodes:
- a CDS encoding tyrosine-type recombinase/integrase — translated: MGSIYKRGNVFWIKYHRNGKPYRESSRSVKEVDARRLLKKREGEIAQGKLPGIYFDKVKFDELSEDFLNDYKINQKKSLDRAERSVDHLKQSFEGMRVVDITSPRIHEYIEKRIAENASNATVNRELAALKRMLNMGARQTPPKVDRVPYIPKLKENNVRKGFFEHEDFLSLRDALPDCLKGFVTFAYKTGWRFSEITNLQWNQVDLERGIVRLETGETKNDEGRTVYLDDELRGVFMNQWEERKGRGTILPYVFPNIDGTDRIRDIRGPWSTACTEAKIGKKLFHDFRRTAVRNMIRAGIPERVAMSISGHKTRSVFDRYNIVNDTDLMLAAH